One segment of Fuscovulum ytuae DNA contains the following:
- a CDS encoding class II histone deacetylase: protein MTTAFYSDERCFWHHGGNYALTLPVGGPMGGLVQPGAGLPENPETKRRLKNLLEVTGLLASLASRSAAPATREDLLRVHPASYIDRFHALSQDQGGELGPRAPFGRGGYDIATLSAGLAQQALLDILSGAVTNAYALTRPPGHHCLPDRPNGFCLLANIAIAIRTAQAKTPFRRFAVIDWDVHHGNGTEAIFLDDPEVLTISLHQDRNYPTDTGGAEVRGSGAGFGTNLNIPLPPGTGHKGYLEAFTRLVLPALHAHRPDAIIIACGFDAAALDPLGRMLATADTFRQMTRLTRQAAETLCAGRLLAVHEGGYSEAYVPFCGHATIAELAQSPIDAPDPLAATLAARQPDARFDAFLSAWIDDLDRLFTSA, encoded by the coding sequence ATGACCACCGCCTTCTATTCCGACGAACGCTGCTTCTGGCACCATGGCGGCAACTATGCCCTCACCCTGCCCGTCGGCGGGCCGATGGGCGGCCTCGTCCAGCCCGGCGCGGGCCTGCCGGAAAACCCCGAAACCAAACGCCGCCTGAAAAACCTGTTAGAGGTGACGGGGCTTCTCGCCTCCCTCGCCAGCCGCAGCGCGGCCCCCGCCACCCGCGAAGACCTGCTCCGCGTCCACCCCGCAAGCTATATCGACCGCTTCCACGCCCTCTCGCAGGATCAGGGCGGCGAGCTTGGCCCCCGCGCGCCCTTCGGCAGGGGCGGCTATGACATCGCCACCCTCTCGGCCGGCCTCGCGCAACAGGCGCTTTTGGACATCCTGTCGGGCGCGGTGACCAATGCCTATGCCCTCACCCGCCCGCCGGGGCATCATTGCCTGCCCGACCGCCCCAATGGCTTTTGCCTTCTGGCCAATATCGCCATCGCCATCCGCACGGCACAGGCGAAAACCCCCTTCCGCCGCTTTGCCGTGATCGACTGGGATGTCCATCACGGCAACGGGACCGAGGCGATCTTCCTTGACGACCCCGAGGTGCTGACCATCTCGCTGCATCAGGACCGCAACTATCCCACCGATACCGGCGGGGCCGAGGTGCGGGGAAGCGGCGCGGGCTTTGGCACGAACCTCAACATCCCGCTCCCCCCCGGCACGGGGCACAAAGGCTATCTGGAGGCTTTCACCCGCCTCGTCCTGCCCGCCCTCCACGCCCACAGACCTGACGCCATCATCATCGCCTGCGGCTTTGACGCCGCCGCCCTTGATCCCTTGGGCCGGATGCTCGCCACCGCCGATACCTTCCGCCAGATGACCCGCCTCACAAGACAGGCCGCCGAAACGCTCTGCGCGGGCCGTCTTCTGGCCGTCCACGAAGGCGGCTATTCCGAGGCCTATGTCCCCTTCTGCGGCCATGCCACCATCGCCGAACTGGCCCAAAGCCCGATCGACGCGCCCGACCCCTTGGCCGCCACATTGGCCGCCCGGCAACCTGACGCCCGTTTCGATGCCTTCCTATCCGCATGGATCGACGATCTCGACCGCCTCTTCACCTCTGCCTGA
- a CDS encoding DUF167 domain-containing protein yields the protein MKKGEYAALAVPGAEFVVKATPRARVSSCVLEGGVWRIAVNAPPEEGRATAAVAEALAHALGVAKGRLVLVRGAASRDKRFRLD from the coding sequence ATGAAGAAGGGCGAATATGCGGCGCTGGCGGTGCCGGGGGCGGAATTCGTGGTGAAGGCCACGCCGCGCGCGCGGGTTTCCTCTTGCGTGTTGGAGGGGGGTGTCTGGCGGATCGCGGTGAACGCCCCGCCGGAAGAGGGCCGCGCCACGGCGGCGGTAGCGGAAGCCTTGGCCCATGCCTTGGGCGTGGCGAAGGGGCGGCTGGTTCTGGTGCGGGGGGCCGCGTCGCGGGACAAGCGGTTTCGGCTGGACTGA
- a CDS encoding M48 family metallopeptidase: protein MRAYLALILAVAGLAGCVPTYPAGDPSGGLYPEPVAAAAPAPLAPRQAASNFIRVVSRVEPMTEDICRARTRGVNCDFRIVIDDRPGQGPNAFQTLDENGRPILGFTLALIADARNEDEIAFVLGHEASHHILGHIPQTQQTALAGAMMAGILAQATGADAAAVQSAQRIGATVGARRYSRAFELEADALGAEIAYFAGYDPVLGAGFFDRLPDPGDQFLGSHPPNAERKAQVQAVVAGLRGF from the coding sequence ATGCGGGCATATCTTGCGCTGATTTTGGCGGTGGCGGGTCTGGCGGGCTGTGTGCCGACCTATCCGGCAGGCGATCCTTCGGGGGGGCTTTATCCAGAGCCTGTGGCCGCCGCCGCGCCCGCGCCGTTGGCCCCAAGGCAGGCTGCGTCGAATTTCATCCGTGTGGTCAGCCGGGTAGAGCCGATGACGGAAGATATCTGCCGCGCCCGCACGCGCGGGGTGAATTGCGATTTCCGCATCGTGATCGATGACCGGCCGGGGCAGGGGCCGAATGCCTTTCAGACGCTGGATGAAAATGGGCGACCGATCCTGGGCTTCACCTTGGCGCTGATTGCCGATGCGCGGAACGAGGATGAGATCGCCTTCGTTCTGGGCCATGAGGCGTCGCATCACATCCTTGGCCATATCCCGCAGACGCAGCAGACGGCCTTGGCGGGGGCGATGATGGCGGGCATCCTTGCACAGGCCACCGGGGCGGATGCGGCGGCGGTGCAATCGGCGCAGCGCATCGGGGCCACGGTCGGGGCGCGGCGCTATTCCCGCGCCTTTGAATTGGAGGCCGATGCCTTGGGGGCCGAGATCGCCTATTTCGCCGGATATGACCCGGTGCTGGGGGCGGGGTTCTTTGACCGTCTGCCCGATCCGGGGGATCAGTTCCTTGGGTCGCATCCGCCCAATGCGGAACGCAAGGCGCAGGTGCAGGCGGTGGTGGCAGGGCTTCGCGGGTTCTGA
- a CDS encoding DUF6455 family protein — MIGYVEAPLAWGLTRGMARVIGVNLADAVIEGWLSRAELADLVERCQTCGRAETCTGWLARQVTAEALPAFCPNKAPLEGLAAR, encoded by the coding sequence ATGATCGGATATGTCGAGGCACCTTTGGCTTGGGGCCTGACGCGCGGGATGGCGCGGGTGATTGGGGTCAATCTGGCCGATGCGGTGATCGAAGGCTGGTTGAGCCGGGCGGAACTGGCTGATTTGGTCGAGCGCTGTCAGACCTGCGGGCGGGCCGAGACCTGCACCGGATGGCTGGCGCGGCAGGTGACGGCTGAGGCGCTGCCTGCCTTCTGCCCGAACAAGGCCCCGTTGGAGGGCTTGGCCGCGCGCTGA
- a CDS encoding YigZ family protein, translating to MLKLGEVLRDRGSRYAVSGGPVQGRAGVEAFLAELKREKRYAKATHNSWACLLSEGGPQKGDDGEAGAGAVILKMLERAGLVDHVVVVTRWYGGVHLGGDRFAHVVTCVRAYLDAQNGAG from the coding sequence ATGCTGAAACTGGGCGAAGTGCTGCGGGACCGGGGGTCGCGCTATGCCGTTTCGGGCGGGCCTGTGCAGGGCCGCGCCGGGGTGGAGGCTTTCCTTGCCGAGTTGAAGCGCGAAAAGCGCTATGCCAAGGCCACGCATAACAGCTGGGCCTGTCTTCTGTCGGAGGGCGGGCCGCAAAAGGGCGACGATGGCGAGGCGGGCGCCGGAGCGGTGATCCTGAAGATGCTGGAACGGGCGGGGCTGGTTGACCATGTCGTGGTGGTGACCCGCTGGTATGGGGGCGTGCATCTGGGGGGCGACCGCTTTGCCCATGTGGTCACCTGCGTGCGCGCCTATCTCGACGCGCAGAACGGCGCGGGGTAA
- a CDS encoding diacylglycerol kinase: MMNWLLAELRRIGNTTKWSWDGWRSAWVREKSLRQWALVNVLSAALAFSLELSPGERALILALGLLLLAAELANTAIEEVVDYISEEIDPRAKRAKDAGSAVVAVTAIAGGVAWLVILIG; this comes from the coding sequence ATGATGAACTGGTTGCTGGCCGAGCTGCGGCGCATTGGGAACACGACGAAATGGTCGTGGGACGGTTGGCGGTCCGCTTGGGTGCGCGAGAAATCACTGCGGCAATGGGCGCTGGTCAATGTGCTGTCGGCGGCACTGGCCTTTTCGCTGGAACTCAGCCCGGGGGAACGGGCGCTGATCCTTGCGCTGGGGCTGCTGCTTCTGGCGGCGGAACTGGCCAATACGGCGATCGAGGAAGTGGTGGATTATATCTCGGAAGAGATCGACCCACGGGCGAAGCGGGCCAAGGATGCCGGGTCCGCCGTGGTGGCGGTGACGGCCATCGCAGGCGGCGTGGCCTGGCTGGTGATCCTGATCGGGTAA
- a CDS encoding thiol-disulfide oxidoreductase DCC family protein, translated as MTDDDTRVLYNDTCPLCRFEIDHYRAAAARDAAPLRFDPLDKASHWGLTEDEAARRLHVMQDGKVLSGLAAFRAIWAGLPRWRWLARLTGLPVIRPAMAFLYDRIAAPMLYRAHLRRQRRH; from the coding sequence ATGACCGATGATGACACCCGCGTCCTTTACAACGACACCTGCCCCTTGTGCCGGTTCGAGATCGACCATTACCGCGCCGCCGCCGCCCGCGACGCGGCCCCCTTGCGGTTTGATCCCTTGGACAAGGCGTCACACTGGGGCCTGACCGAAGATGAGGCCGCGCGCCGCCTGCATGTGATGCAGGATGGCAAGGTGCTTTCGGGGCTAGCGGCGTTTCGCGCCATCTGGGCGGGGCTGCCGCGCTGGCGCTGGCTGGCCCGCCTCACCGGCCTGCCGGTGATCCGGCCAGCGATGGCCTTCCTCTACGACCGGATCGCCGCGCCGATGCTGTATCGCGCGCATCTGCGGCGACAGCGACGCCATTAG
- a CDS encoding CDGSH iron-sulfur domain-containing protein — protein sequence MTDVPKIAQKAPYPVEVEAGKSYFWCACGQSKNQPFCDGSHKGTSFTPVKVTAEEGKKMFFCGCKASAKAPFCDGSHSRL from the coding sequence ATGACCGACGTCCCCAAGATCGCCCAGAAGGCCCCCTACCCGGTCGAGGTAGAGGCCGGAAAGTCCTATTTCTGGTGCGCCTGTGGCCAGTCGAAGAACCAGCCCTTCTGTGATGGCAGCCATAAGGGCACGTCTTTCACCCCGGTGAAGGTGACGGCGGAAGAAGGCAAGAAGATGTTTTTCTGCGGCTGCAAGGCCAGCGCCAAGGCCCCTTTCTGCGACGGGTCGCATTCCCGGCTGTGA
- the rimO gene encoding 30S ribosomal protein S12 methylthiotransferase RimO, with product MTQNPPNLRPDLARATVPDDRRSEARPDQPTIGMVSLGCPKALVDSERILTRLRAEGYAISPDYAGADAVIVNTCGFLDSARAESLDAIGEALKENGRVIVTGCLGAEPDYITGAHPKVLAVTGPHQYEQVLDAVHLAVPPRPDPFIDLLPATGVSLTPRHYSYLKISEGCNHKCKFCIIPDMRGKLVSRPANAILREAEKLVEAGVKELLVISQDTSAYGVDRKHDESAWKDRAVRAHITDLAREMGQLGAWVRLHYVYPYPHVRDLVPLMAEGLILPYLDIPFQHAHPDVLKRMARPAAAARTLDEIAAWRATCPDITLRSTFIVGYPGETEAEFQTLLDWLDEAQLDRVGCFKYENVPGARSNALPDHVPEEVKQDRWDRFMEKAQAISAAKLAAKVGQRMQVIVDEVDDEGATCRTKADAPEIDGNLFIDAGFETLSPGDLVTVEVEEAGDYDLWGRLTA from the coding sequence ATGACGCAGAACCCGCCCAACCTCCGCCCTGATCTTGCCCGTGCCACCGTCCCTGATGACCGGCGCAGCGAGGCACGTCCTGACCAGCCCACCATCGGCATGGTCTCCTTGGGCTGCCCCAAGGCGCTGGTCGATAGCGAGCGCATCCTGACGCGCCTGCGCGCCGAAGGCTATGCGATCAGCCCCGATTACGCGGGTGCCGATGCCGTCATCGTCAACACCTGCGGCTTTCTCGACAGTGCGCGGGCCGAAAGCCTTGATGCCATTGGCGAGGCGTTGAAGGAAAACGGTCGCGTCATCGTCACGGGCTGCCTTGGCGCGGAACCTGACTATATCACCGGCGCGCATCCCAAGGTTCTGGCCGTCACCGGCCCGCATCAATATGAACAGGTGCTGGATGCCGTGCATTTGGCCGTGCCGCCGCGCCCGGACCCGTTCATCGATCTTCTGCCCGCAACCGGCGTCAGCCTGACCCCGCGCCATTACAGCTATCTGAAAATCTCGGAAGGCTGTAACCACAAGTGCAAGTTCTGCATCATCCCTGACATGCGGGGCAAATTGGTCAGCCGCCCCGCCAACGCCATCCTGCGCGAGGCGGAAAAGCTGGTCGAGGCCGGGGTGAAAGAGCTTTTGGTCATCAGCCAGGACACCTCGGCCTATGGCGTCGATCGCAAGCATGACGAAAGCGCTTGGAAAGACCGCGCGGTCCGCGCCCATATCACCGATCTGGCCCGCGAAATGGGCCAGCTTGGCGCATGGGTCCGGCTGCATTACGTCTATCCCTACCCGCATGTGCGCGACCTCGTGCCGCTGATGGCGGAAGGGTTGATCCTGCCCTATCTCGACATCCCCTTCCAGCACGCCCATCCGGATGTCCTGAAGCGTATGGCCCGCCCCGCCGCCGCCGCCCGCACGCTGGACGAGATTGCCGCTTGGCGCGCCACCTGCCCCGACATCACGCTGCGCTCCACCTTCATCGTGGGCTATCCCGGCGAGACAGAGGCCGAATTCCAGACCCTGCTTGATTGGCTGGACGAGGCGCAGCTTGATCGCGTGGGATGCTTCAAATACGAAAACGTCCCCGGCGCGCGGTCCAATGCCCTGCCCGATCATGTGCCCGAAGAGGTGAAGCAGGATCGCTGGGATCGTTTCATGGAAAAGGCGCAGGCCATTTCCGCGGCCAAGCTTGCTGCCAAGGTGGGCCAGAGGATGCAGGTCATCGTCGATGAGGTGGATGACGAAGGGGCCACCTGCCGGACCAAGGCCGATGCGCCGGAAATCGACGGCAATCTTTTCATTGATGCGGGGTTCGAAACCCTCTCCCCCGGCGATCTGGTGACGGTCGAGGTGGAAGAGGCGGGCGACTATGACCTTTGGGGTCGCCTCACGGCTTGA
- a CDS encoding hydroxyacid dehydrogenase: MTDARPLILSCPLPRSLPLIFAPDLLAELRARYRIVETTDDDLPGLPDAVLGEARYIIGQPPLDAGTLARLSALRCIFNVESNLLNNMPYDEVFRRGIHVVTTGAVFAQPVAEIGLGFALSLLRNIHGADADFRAGQELWGGEGNGSARLLTGAEVGILGFGDLGRACAQVLTGFQTRLKVYDPWLPPSRIRAAGAEPAGLDAVLAGSDIVFCTAAVTSENRGFLGAEAFAAMRRGAIFLLLSRADVVDFPALMAAVREGHILAASDVFPEEPLPLDHPVRSIPGFLLSAHRAGALDIAFKRMGEMVLEDLALLDRGLPPMVCKRAERETVARFRSRPVSVN, from the coding sequence ATGACCGATGCACGCCCCCTGATCCTGTCCTGCCCCTTGCCGCGCAGCCTGCCCCTGATTTTTGCGCCGGACCTTCTTGCCGAGTTGCGGGCGCGCTACCGGATTGTCGAGACAACCGATGACGACCTGCCCGGTCTGCCGGATGCGGTTTTGGGCGAGGCGCGCTATATCATCGGGCAGCCGCCGCTGGACGCGGGGACTTTGGCGCGGTTGTCCGCCCTTCGCTGCATTTTCAACGTGGAATCCAATCTTCTGAACAACATGCCTTATGACGAGGTGTTCCGGCGCGGCATCCATGTCGTGACGACGGGGGCGGTCTTTGCCCAGCCCGTGGCCGAGATCGGGCTTGGCTTTGCGCTCTCGCTCTTGCGCAACATCCATGGGGCGGATGCGGATTTCCGTGCCGGGCAAGAGTTGTGGGGGGGAGAGGGCAATGGGTCGGCGCGGCTTTTGACCGGGGCCGAGGTGGGCATCCTTGGCTTTGGCGATCTGGGGCGGGCCTGTGCGCAGGTTCTGACCGGGTTCCAGACGCGGCTGAAGGTCTATGACCCTTGGCTGCCGCCCTCGCGGATCCGGGCGGCGGGGGCGGAACCTGCGGGGCTTGATGCGGTGCTGGCGGGGTCTGACATCGTCTTTTGCACCGCTGCCGTAACCAGCGAGAATCGCGGTTTTCTGGGAGCAGAGGCTTTCGCGGCGATGCGGCGGGGGGCGATCTTCCTTTTGCTCAGCCGTGCCGATGTGGTGGATTTTCCTGCGCTGATGGCGGCGGTGCGGGAGGGGCATATCCTTGCCGCTTCGGATGTCTTTCCCGAAGAACCGCTGCCCTTGGATCATCCGGTCCGGTCGATCCCCGGTTTCCTTTTGTCGGCGCATCGGGCCGGGGCCTTGGACATTGCCTTCAAGCGGATGGGCGAGATGGTGCTGGAGGACCTTGCCCTTCTCGACCGTGGCCTGCCGCCCATGGTGTGCAAGCGGGCCGAGCGCGAGACGGTGGCGCGGTTCCGGTCGCGGCCTGTTTCGGTGAACTGA
- a CDS encoding AsmA family protein — MRWLFRVLGVLAMLVVLGAGALLLIPSDRVAALAVEQFQRVTGRALTIEGGVTPTLWPVLGVETGRIAIANADWSEDGPMLVAEGMAIGIDANALFGGEVRITALELTRPEILIEVSEEGVGNWVFGGAQGGTATADMAGADTPFTLDLGVIRDGSLGYIDHGTGRAVQLTGVDLEARLANYEGPLELDLTAEAMGQAVAVDLTLAAFRTAYEGGVSPVTLSATAGAAKMSFDGRAGLMPPSAEGRLDADLADLSALSALLGMERPSLPQGFGQKSVQVAGDITLTEAGSVHLRGGRIVLDGTAITGDLDLSPGADRPKLVARLATGDLAIAENVAGGTGAGDGGGAVATAGWSDAPIDVSGLSIMDAELGLRANSLDLGAVKLGPVAATVTLDRSRAVVGLTDVGAYGGTVRGEFVVNGRKGLSVGGNLAFRDIRLQPMLSDLTGFERLVGTGDLSLKFLGSGNSVEAIMRSLSGSGVLNLGAGEILGLDIAGMIRRLDAGYVGEGQKTIFDSLSASFDIDGGDLFNSDLLMAGPIISAEGAGRIGLGARDLEYRLRPTALRGADGSGGISVPLWITGSWAAPSFALDLESLAQERLKDEAKAVEDQLKAKAAEELGQIEGESLEDAAKRRLEEELRQGAGNLLLDLLGGGN, encoded by the coding sequence ATGCGTTGGCTGTTCCGGGTGCTGGGGGTTTTGGCGATGCTGGTCGTCTTGGGGGCGGGGGCCTTGCTTCTGATCCCGTCGGACCGCGTGGCCGCGCTGGCCGTGGAACAGTTTCAGCGGGTGACGGGGCGGGCCCTGACCATCGAAGGCGGCGTGACGCCCACGCTTTGGCCCGTTTTGGGGGTGGAAACCGGGCGGATCGCCATTGCCAATGCCGATTGGTCCGAGGATGGGCCGATGCTGGTGGCCGAGGGCATGGCGATCGGGATCGATGCCAATGCGCTGTTTGGCGGCGAGGTGCGGATCACCGCGCTGGAACTGACCCGGCCCGAGATCCTGATCGAGGTGAGCGAAGAGGGTGTGGGCAACTGGGTCTTTGGCGGGGCGCAGGGCGGCACGGCCACGGCGGATATGGCGGGGGCGGATACGCCTTTCACGCTGGACCTTGGGGTGATCCGCGATGGCAGCCTTGGCTATATCGACCATGGCACGGGGCGGGCGGTGCAATTGACCGGGGTCGATCTGGAGGCGCGGCTGGCCAATTACGAGGGGCCGCTGGAGCTTGACCTGACGGCCGAGGCGATGGGGCAGGCGGTGGCGGTTGATCTGACCTTGGCGGCCTTTCGCACGGCCTATGAGGGGGGCGTTTCGCCTGTGACGCTGTCGGCCACGGCGGGGGCGGCGAAGATGTCCTTTGACGGGCGGGCGGGCCTGATGCCCCCCAGCGCCGAAGGGCGGCTGGATGCCGATTTGGCCGATCTGTCGGCGCTGTCGGCCCTGTTGGGGATGGAACGGCCCAGCCTGCCGCAGGGCTTTGGGCAGAAAAGCGTGCAGGTCGCGGGGGATATCACGCTGACCGAGGCGGGATCGGTGCATCTGCGGGGCGGGCGTATCGTGCTGGATGGCACGGCGATTACCGGCGATCTGGACCTGAGCCCCGGTGCGGATCGGCCCAAACTGGTGGCGCGTCTGGCCACCGGCGATCTGGCGATTGCCGAGAATGTCGCGGGCGGCACGGGGGCGGGCGATGGCGGCGGCGCGGTTGCCACGGCGGGCTGGTCGGATGCGCCCATCGATGTGTCGGGCCTGTCGATCATGGATGCCGAACTGGGGCTGCGGGCCAATTCGCTTGATCTTGGGGCGGTGAAGCTTGGCCCCGTGGCGGCCACGGTGACGCTGGATCGGTCGCGCGCGGTGGTGGGGCTGACGGATGTGGGGGCCTATGGCGGCACTGTGCGGGGCGAGTTCGTGGTCAATGGTCGCAAGGGCCTGTCGGTGGGGGGCAATCTGGCCTTTCGCGACATTCGCCTGCAACCGATGCTGTCGGACCTGACGGGGTTTGAACGGCTGGTGGGCACGGGGGATTTGTCGCTGAAATTCCTTGGATCGGGGAATTCGGTCGAGGCGATCATGCGCAGCCTGTCGGGGTCGGGCGTGTTGAACCTTGGGGCGGGCGAGATACTGGGTCTGGATATTGCGGGGATGATCCGGCGGCTGGATGCGGGCTATGTGGGGGAGGGGCAGAAGACGATCTTCGACAGCCTTTCGGCCAGTTTCGATATCGACGGGGGCGATCTTTTCAACAGCGATCTTCTAATGGCGGGGCCGATCATCAGCGCGGAAGGCGCGGGCCGTATCGGGCTTGGTGCGCGCGATCTGGAATATCGGCTGCGGCCCACTGCCTTGCGCGGGGCGGATGGGTCGGGGGGGATTTCGGTCCCGCTCTGGATCACCGGGTCATGGGCGGCACCCAGTTTTGCGCTGGACCTGGAATCTCTTGCACAGGAACGGCTGAAGGACGAGGCGAAGGCGGTCGAGGATCAGTTGAAGGCCAAGGCGGCCGAAGAGCTGGGTCAGATCGAAGGCGAAAGTCTGGAAGATGCGGCCAAGCGGCGTTTGGAAGAGGAGTTGCGTCAGGGGGCGGGCAATCTGCTTTTGGATTTGCTGGGGGGCGGCAACTGA
- a CDS encoding MFS transporter, giving the protein MSDLSAARRGRWAVAAMFLANGFIMGAWAPQIPLLLPRHGISEGTLGLLILVLGLGAVGAMLFAGRLIARFGVRNVLRVFSLSMIPALPAVVLAPDLATLALTMAVLGALIGCMDVAMNANAVEVERHLGRAIMSSSHGFWSLGGFFGGSLGGWIIAHWGAAGQSLWASAVAGVIVLLAMPFLMADGARPAPVPGEAPARTALLPRDAALWMLGVMALFSMVPEGSVLDWAALYLQQELGSDVATSGLAFALFSGAMAVMRFAGDGVRNRFGAVATLRWSGMVAAAGLMGAAMAPTDALAIGCFAFAGLGVANMVPILFSAAGNHPGLAPGAGIAAVTMMGYSGILVAPSTIGFVAEHVGFRVTYAALALCLVAVAALAPRAAVADGIRPLAA; this is encoded by the coding sequence ATGTCCGATCTTTCTGCTGCGCGCCGGGGCCGTTGGGCCGTGGCGGCGATGTTTCTGGCGAATGGCTTCATCATGGGGGCCTGGGCGCCGCAGATCCCCCTTTTGCTGCCGCGCCACGGGATCAGCGAGGGGACGCTGGGCCTGTTGATCCTTGTCCTTGGCCTTGGGGCGGTGGGGGCGATGCTGTTTGCCGGGCGGTTGATCGCGCGGTTCGGGGTGCGCAACGTGTTGCGGGTCTTTTCGCTGTCGATGATCCCCGCGCTTCCGGCGGTGGTTCTGGCCCCCGATCTGGCCACGCTTGCCCTGACCATGGCCGTTCTGGGGGCGCTGATCGGCTGTATGGACGTGGCGATGAACGCCAATGCGGTGGAGGTGGAGCGGCATCTGGGCCGGGCCATCATGTCGTCGTCCCATGGATTCTGGAGCCTTGGGGGATTTTTCGGCGGCAGTCTGGGGGGCTGGATCATCGCGCATTGGGGCGCGGCGGGGCAGTCGCTTTGGGCCTCGGCCGTGGCGGGGGTGATCGTCTTGCTGGCCATGCCCTTCCTGATGGCGGACGGGGCGCGGCCTGCGCCCGTGCCGGGTGAGGCGCCCGCCCGCACGGCGCTTTTGCCGCGCGATGCGGCGCTGTGGATGCTGGGGGTGATGGCGCTGTTTTCCATGGTGCCGGAAGGGTCGGTGCTGGATTGGGCGGCCCTTTATCTGCAACAGGAACTGGGGTCCGATGTGGCGACATCGGGGCTGGCCTTCGCGCTTTTCTCTGGGGCGATGGCGGTGATGCGCTTTGCGGGGGATGGGGTCAGAAACCGCTTTGGCGCGGTGGCGACGCTGCGCTGGTCGGGGATGGTTGCGGCGGCGGGCCTGATGGGGGCGGCGATGGCCCCAACCGATGCGCTGGCCATCGGCTGCTTTGCCTTTGCGGGCTTGGGCGTGGCGAATATGGTGCCGATCCTGTTTTCCGCTGCGGGCAACCATCCGGGGCTGGCCCCCGGCGCAGGCATCGCGGCGGTGACGATGATGGGCTATTCGGGCATCCTCGTCGCCCCCTCGACCATCGGTTTCGTGGCCGAACATGTGGGCTTCCGCGTGACCTATGCGGCGCTGGCCCTTTGCCTTGTGGCGGTGGCGGCGCTGGCCCCCCGCGCGGCGGTGGCGGATGGGATCAGGCCGCTCGCGGCCTGA
- a CDS encoding DUF1993 domain-containing protein: MHHRSVAVYDRFLANLSTILTKAEAHCTAKGIKPEAMLTFRLFPDMFPFVKQVQLSCDFAARACARLAGEEPKSFPDTETTFAELQDRISAARGYMAGFDPSAYDGAEAREIRIKIRGQEVKMPGEAFLNLYSLPQFYFHIATAYNILRHNGVELGKGDYMGG, encoded by the coding sequence ATGCATCACCGTTCCGTTGCGGTCTATGACCGCTTTCTCGCCAATCTCTCCACCATCCTGACCAAGGCCGAGGCGCATTGCACGGCGAAGGGCATCAAGCCCGAGGCGATGCTGACCTTCCGCCTCTTCCCCGACATGTTCCCTTTCGTGAAACAGGTGCAGCTGTCCTGCGATTTCGCTGCCCGCGCCTGCGCGCGTCTGGCGGGCGAGGAACCCAAAAGCTTCCCCGACACCGAAACCACCTTTGCCGAATTGCAAGACCGCATCAGTGCCGCGCGCGGCTATATGGCGGGGTTCGACCCATCCGCCTATGACGGGGCAGAGGCGCGCGAGATCCGCATCAAGATCCGTGGCCAAGAGGTGAAGATGCCGGGCGAGGCTTTCCTCAACCTCTATTCCCTGCCGCAGTTCTATTTCCACATCGCCACCGCCTACAACATCCTGCGCCATAACGGGGTGGAGCTGGGCAAGGGCGATTACATGGGGGGATAA